The Pseudomonas parafulva genome window below encodes:
- a CDS encoding 2-hydroxy-3-oxopropionate reductase, which translates to MAKIGFIGTGIMGKPMAQNLQKAGHSLFVSTHHSAAPADLIAAGAVALANPREVAQEAEFIIVMVPDTPQVEGVLFGEQGVAEGVGPNKVVIDMSSISPTATKAFAEKIERSGATYLDAPVSGGEVGAKAATLSIMVGGCEKAFERALPLFQAMGKNITRVGGSGDGQTAKVANQIIVALNIQAVAEALLFAARNGADPAKVREALMGGFASSKILEVHAERMIKGTFDPGFRINLHQKDLNLALQGAKELGINLPNTANAQQVFNTCQALDGGNWDHSALIKGLEHMANFSIRD; encoded by the coding sequence ATGGCCAAGATCGGCTTCATCGGCACCGGCATCATGGGCAAGCCCATGGCCCAGAACCTGCAAAAGGCAGGTCACAGCCTGTTCGTCTCCACCCACCACTCAGCGGCCCCCGCCGACCTGATCGCCGCCGGCGCGGTGGCCCTGGCCAACCCCAGGGAAGTGGCCCAGGAGGCCGAGTTCATCATCGTCATGGTGCCCGACACGCCGCAGGTCGAGGGGGTACTATTCGGCGAGCAGGGCGTCGCCGAGGGCGTCGGCCCGAACAAGGTGGTGATCGACATGAGCTCGATTTCGCCCACCGCCACCAAGGCTTTCGCCGAGAAGATCGAACGCAGCGGCGCGACCTACCTGGACGCACCGGTCTCAGGCGGCGAGGTCGGCGCCAAGGCTGCGACCCTGAGCATCATGGTCGGCGGTTGCGAAAAGGCCTTCGAGCGCGCCCTGCCGCTGTTCCAGGCCATGGGCAAGAACATCACCCGCGTCGGCGGCAGCGGCGACGGCCAGACCGCCAAGGTGGCCAACCAGATCATCGTCGCCCTGAATATCCAGGCGGTGGCCGAAGCGTTGTTGTTCGCAGCCAGGAACGGCGCCGACCCGGCCAAGGTGCGCGAGGCGCTGATGGGCGGCTTCGCCTCCTCGAAGATTCTCGAGGTGCACGCCGAGCGCATGATCAAGGGCACCTTCGATCCAGGTTTCCGCATCAACCTGCACCAGAAAGACCTCAACCTGGCCCTGCAGGGCGCCAAGGAGCTGGGCATCAACCTGCCCAACACCGCCAACGCCCAGCAGGTGTTCAACACCTGCCAGGCCCTGGACGGCGGCAACTGGGACCACTCGGCGCTGATCAAAGGCCTCGAGCACATGGCCAACTTTTCCATTCGCGACTAG
- the pyk gene encoding pyruvate kinase has protein sequence MTLDKKVKILATLGPAIGSRDAVRQLVEAGVNLFRLNFSHGEHADHALRYQWIREVEQQMNRPLGILMDLQGPKLRVGRFAEGQVHLQRGQHLRLDLDETPGDSQRVNLPHPAIIAALQPGMDLLLDDGKLRLRVVAKHAEAIDTEVLVGGELSDRKGVNVPQALLDLSPLTDKDRRDLAFGLELGVDWVALSFVQRPEDIVEARQLIGERAYLMAKIEKPSAVEHLQAIAELADAIMIARGDLGVEVPAEQVPQIQKRIIGTCRQLGKPVVVATQMLESMRFSPAPTRAEVTDVANAVAEGADAVMLSAETASGDYPMEAVQMMSKIIRQVENGPDYQAQLDVARPKAEATVSDAISCAIRRISAILPVAVLVNYSESGASTLRAARERPTAPILNLTPNLRTARRLSLTWGVHSVVNDRLHQVDEICSTALEIAQAQGMACRGDTLLITAGVPFGKPGTTNTLRIETLI, from the coding sequence ATGACGCTCGACAAGAAAGTGAAGATCCTCGCGACCCTGGGGCCTGCCATCGGCAGCCGCGACGCGGTGCGCCAACTGGTCGAGGCCGGGGTCAACCTGTTTCGCCTCAACTTCAGCCACGGCGAGCACGCCGACCACGCCCTGCGCTACCAGTGGATCCGCGAGGTCGAGCAGCAGATGAATCGGCCGCTGGGCATCCTCATGGACTTGCAAGGGCCGAAGCTGCGCGTCGGGCGCTTCGCCGAAGGCCAGGTGCACTTGCAGCGCGGCCAGCACCTGCGCCTGGACCTGGACGAGACACCGGGCGACAGCCAGCGGGTCAACCTGCCGCACCCGGCGATCATCGCGGCGTTGCAGCCGGGCATGGACCTGCTGCTGGACGACGGCAAGCTGCGCCTGCGGGTTGTCGCCAAGCACGCCGAGGCCATCGACACCGAGGTGCTGGTCGGGGGCGAGTTGTCCGACCGCAAGGGCGTCAATGTGCCCCAGGCGCTGCTCGACCTCTCGCCACTCACCGACAAGGACCGCCGCGACCTGGCCTTCGGCCTGGAACTGGGGGTGGACTGGGTGGCGTTGTCGTTCGTGCAGCGCCCGGAGGATATCGTCGAGGCCCGGCAACTGATCGGCGAGCGTGCCTACCTGATGGCCAAGATCGAGAAGCCTTCGGCGGTGGAGCACCTGCAGGCCATCGCCGAACTGGCCGATGCGATCATGATCGCCCGTGGCGACCTGGGTGTGGAGGTGCCGGCCGAGCAGGTGCCGCAGATCCAGAAACGCATCATCGGCACCTGCCGCCAGTTGGGCAAGCCAGTGGTGGTGGCCACGCAGATGCTCGAGTCCATGCGCTTTTCTCCGGCGCCGACCCGCGCCGAGGTCACCGATGTGGCCAATGCCGTGGCCGAAGGCGCCGATGCGGTGATGCTGTCGGCCGAGACGGCGTCCGGCGACTACCCGATGGAAGCGGTGCAGATGATGAGCAAGATCATTCGCCAGGTGGAGAACGGCCCGGACTACCAGGCCCAGCTCGACGTCGCCCGGCCCAAGGCCGAGGCCACGGTGTCGGACGCCATCAGCTGCGCCATCCGCCGTATCAGCGCCATCCTGCCGGTGGCGGTGCTGGTCAACTACAGCGAGTCGGGCGCCTCGACCCTGCGTGCCGCGCGCGAACGGCCGACGGCGCCGATCCTCAACCTGACGCCCAACCTGCGCACCGCCCGACGCCTGAGCCTGACCTGGGGCGTGCATTCGGTGGTCAACGACCGCCTGCATCAGGTCGACGAAATCTGTTCGACAGCGCTGGAGATCGCCCAGGCCCAAGGTATGGCCTGTCGCGGCGATACCTTGCTGATTACCGCCGGGGTGCCCTTCGGCAAACCGGGCACCACCAACACCTTGAGGATCGAGACCCTGATCTGA
- a CDS encoding sulfate ABC transporter substrate-binding protein has product MKKLFSASLLVAGLTLGTLAQAAPTLLNVSYDVMRDFYKDYNPAFQKHWEQEHQEKVNVQMSFGGSSKQARAVIDGLPADVITMNMATDINALVDNGKLIPDNWVSRLPNNSAPFTSATVLIVRKGNPKALKDWPDLLKDGVQVIVPNPKTSGNGRYTYLSAWGYVLKQGGDEAKARAFVGKLFKQAPVLDTGGRAATTTFMTNQIGDVLVTFENEAEMIAREFGRDQFEVVYPSVSAEAEPPVSVVDKVVAKKGTQAVAEEYLKYLWSPAAQEIAAQNYLRPRDATVLAKYTDRFPKVDFLSVEKTFGDWRTVQKTHFNDGGVFDQIYTGQ; this is encoded by the coding sequence GTGAAAAAACTCTTCAGTGCCTCGCTGCTCGTCGCCGGGCTTACGCTGGGCACGCTGGCCCAGGCCGCACCGACGCTGTTGAACGTGTCCTACGACGTGATGCGCGACTTCTACAAGGACTACAACCCGGCATTCCAGAAGCACTGGGAGCAAGAGCACCAGGAGAAGGTCAATGTGCAGATGTCCTTCGGCGGTTCGAGCAAACAGGCGCGCGCGGTGATCGACGGCCTGCCGGCCGATGTGATCACCATGAACATGGCCACCGACATCAACGCGTTGGTCGACAACGGCAAGCTGATCCCGGACAACTGGGTCAGCCGTCTGCCGAACAACAGTGCGCCCTTCACTTCGGCCACCGTGCTCATCGTGCGCAAGGGCAACCCCAAAGCCCTGAAAGACTGGCCGGACCTGCTCAAGGACGGCGTCCAGGTGATCGTGCCGAACCCCAAGACCTCGGGTAACGGCCGCTACACCTACCTCTCGGCCTGGGGCTATGTGCTCAAGCAGGGCGGTGACGAGGCCAAGGCGCGCGCGTTCGTCGGCAAGCTGTTCAAGCAGGCGCCGGTGCTCGACACCGGGGGTCGCGCTGCCACCACCACGTTCATGACCAACCAGATCGGCGACGTGTTGGTGACCTTCGAGAACGAGGCGGAGATGATCGCTCGTGAATTTGGCCGCGATCAATTCGAGGTGGTCTACCCGAGCGTGTCGGCCGAGGCCGAGCCGCCGGTCAGCGTGGTCGACAAGGTGGTGGCCAAGAAGGGTACCCAGGCCGTGGCCGAGGAATACCTGAAATACCTGTGGTCGCCAGCGGCCCAGGAGATCGCCGCTCAGAACTACCTGCGCCCGCGCGATGCCACGGTTCTGGCCAAGTACACCGACCGCTTCCCGAAAGTCGATTTCCTCTCGGTGGAGAAGACCTTCGGCGACTGGCGCACCGTGCAGAAGACCCACTTCAACGACGGTGGCGTGTTCGACCAGATCTACACCGGCCAGTAA
- a CDS encoding YbaB/EbfC family nucleoid-associated protein yields MMKGGMAGLMKQAQQMQEKMAKMQEELANAEVTGQSGAGLVSVVMTGRHDVKRVNIDASLMTTDPDDKEVLEDLIAAALNDAVRKIEQNSQDKMGNMTAGMQLPPGFKMPF; encoded by the coding sequence ATGATGAAAGGTGGCATGGCCGGCCTGATGAAGCAGGCCCAGCAGATGCAGGAAAAAATGGCCAAGATGCAGGAAGAACTGGCCAATGCGGAAGTCACCGGTCAGTCCGGCGCCGGCCTGGTCAGCGTGGTGATGACCGGTCGTCACGATGTCAAGCGGGTCAATATCGACGCCAGCCTGATGACCACCGACCCGGACGACAAGGAAGTGCTCGAGGACCTGATCGCTGCGGCGCTGAACGACGCCGTGCGCAAGATCGAGCAGAACAGCCAGGACAAGATGGGCAACATGACCGCTGGCATGCAACTGCCGCCGGGCTTCAAGATGCCGTTCTGA
- a CDS encoding glycerate kinase type-2 family protein — MLVDAQKRLLELFETAIAAAHPRQVLEGHLPADRSGRVIVIGAGKAAAAMAEVVEQCWQGEVSGLVVTRYGHGARCQNIEVVEAAHPVPDAAGLAVATRVLALVSDLTENDRVIFLLSGGGSALLALPAAGLSLADKQQVNKALLKSGATIGEMNCVRKHLSAIKGGRLAKACWPASVYTYAISDVPGDLATVIASGPTVADPSTSADALAILKRYAIDAPQAVIDWLHDPASETVKPGDPALSRSHFQLIAKPQQSLEAAAVAARRAGFSPLILGDLEGEAREVAKVHAGIARQIVLHGQPLKPPCVILSGGETTVTVRGTGRGGRNAEFLLSLTDSLKGLPGVYALAGDTDGIDGSEDNAGALMTPDTYARAQALGLSSSAALDNNDGYGYFAALDALVITEPTRTNVNDFRAILILEAPHP, encoded by the coding sequence ATGTTGGTCGATGCACAGAAACGTCTGCTCGAATTGTTTGAAACGGCCATTGCGGCTGCACATCCTCGTCAGGTCCTTGAGGGCCATCTGCCTGCCGATCGCAGTGGGCGGGTCATCGTCATCGGCGCGGGCAAGGCTGCGGCGGCCATGGCCGAAGTGGTCGAGCAGTGCTGGCAGGGTGAGGTCAGCGGACTGGTGGTCACCCGCTACGGGCACGGCGCACGCTGCCAGAACATCGAAGTGGTCGAAGCGGCCCATCCGGTGCCCGACGCGGCCGGGCTGGCCGTGGCCACGCGGGTGCTGGCGCTGGTGAGCGACCTGACTGAAAACGACCGGGTCATCTTTCTGCTGTCCGGTGGCGGCTCCGCGCTATTGGCGCTGCCCGCCGCGGGGCTGAGCCTGGCGGACAAGCAACAGGTAAACAAGGCGCTGCTCAAGTCCGGCGCCACCATCGGCGAGATGAACTGCGTGCGCAAGCACCTCTCGGCGATCAAGGGTGGGCGTCTGGCCAAGGCCTGCTGGCCCGCCAGTGTCTACACCTACGCCATTTCCGATGTGCCGGGCGACCTGGCCACGGTCATTGCCTCCGGGCCGACCGTGGCCGATCCCAGCACCTCGGCCGACGCGTTGGCGATTCTCAAGCGCTACGCCATCGACGCGCCGCAGGCCGTGATCGACTGGCTGCACGATCCCGCGTCGGAAACCGTCAAGCCAGGCGACCCGGCGCTCAGCCGCAGCCATTTCCAACTGATCGCCAAGCCCCAGCAATCCCTGGAAGCCGCCGCGGTCGCCGCCCGCCGGGCCGGCTTCAGCCCACTGATCCTCGGCGACCTGGAGGGCGAGGCGCGCGAGGTGGCCAAAGTGCATGCCGGCATCGCCCGTCAGATCGTCCTGCATGGCCAGCCGCTCAAGCCGCCCTGCGTGATTCTGTCCGGCGGCGAGACCACCGTCACCGTGCGCGGCACCGGCCGCGGCGGGCGTAATGCCGAATTCCTGCTGAGCCTCACCGACAGCCTCAAGGGACTGCCCGGCGTCTATGCCCTGGCCGGCGACACCGACGGTATCGACGGCTCGGAAGACAACGCCGGCGCCTTGATGACCCCGGACACCTACGCCCGCGCCCAGGCCCTGGGCCTGTCGAGCAGCGCCGCGCTGGACAACAACGACGGCTACGGCTACTTCGCCGCACTCGACGCCCTGGTCATCACCGAACCGACCCGCACCAACGTCAACGACTTCCGCGCCATTCTGATCCTCGAGGCCCCGCATCCATGA
- a CDS encoding ion transporter, translating to MDTPASLRERLYVIVFQSDTVAGRRFDKTLLLIILASLVTVILDSIDEVHRSYSGLLAGIEWGFTAIFLAEYLTRLYCSPKPLRYAFSFYGLVDLLAIVPGIIALYYSDAQYLLIVRVIRMLRIFRVLKLGPYLKQAHYLLDALRGSKQKIIVFLVSVSTLVTVFGTLMYVIEGPEHGFTSIPKGIYWAIVTLTTVGFGDIVPRTPLGQVVSSMVMIIGYSIIAVPTGIFTAELANAMRGEQLRHDCPTCAKNTHEPAAAFCSRCGNPLFPKAGQA from the coding sequence ATGGACACACCTGCGAGCCTGCGCGAGCGGCTCTACGTCATCGTCTTCCAGTCCGACACGGTGGCTGGCCGACGCTTCGACAAAACCCTGCTGCTGATCATCCTCGCCAGCCTGGTCACGGTCATTCTCGACAGCATCGACGAGGTGCACCGCAGTTACTCAGGCCTGCTGGCAGGCATCGAGTGGGGCTTCACGGCGATCTTCCTCGCCGAATACCTGACGCGCCTGTACTGCTCGCCCAAGCCGCTGCGCTACGCCTTCAGTTTCTACGGGCTGGTCGACCTGCTGGCTATCGTGCCGGGGATCATCGCCCTGTACTACAGCGACGCCCAGTACCTGCTGATCGTGCGGGTCATCCGCATGCTGCGCATTTTCCGCGTGCTCAAGCTCGGCCCCTACCTCAAGCAGGCGCACTACCTGCTCGATGCACTGCGCGGCAGCAAGCAGAAGATCATCGTGTTCCTGGTCAGCGTCTCGACCCTGGTGACGGTGTTCGGCACGCTGATGTACGTGATCGAAGGCCCCGAACATGGGTTCACCAGCATTCCCAAGGGTATCTACTGGGCCATCGTCACCCTGACCACCGTGGGCTTCGGCGACATCGTGCCCAGGACGCCGCTTGGCCAGGTGGTGTCCTCGATGGTGATGATCATCGGTTACTCGATCATCGCGGTGCCCACCGGCATCTTCACCGCCGAGCTGGCCAACGCCATGCGCGGCGAGCAGTTGCGCCACGACTGCCCCACCTGTGCCAAGAACACCCACGAGCCGGCGGCGGCATTCTGCTCGCGCTGCGGCAACCCGTTGTTTCCCAAGGCCGGACAGGCATAA
- the recR gene encoding recombination mediator RecR produces the protein MSFSPLIRQLIDALRVLPGVGQKTAQRMALQLLERDRSGGTRLAQALGQAMEGVGHCRQCRTLTEQELCPQCADPRRDDTQLCVVEGPMDVYAVEQTGYRGRYFVLKGHLSPLDGLGPEAIGIPQLMARIEEQGTFTEVILATNPTVEGEATAHYIAQLLAEKGLTASRIAHGVPLGGELELVDGGTLAHAFAGRRPISL, from the coding sequence ATGAGTTTCAGCCCTTTGATCCGCCAACTGATCGACGCCCTGCGCGTGCTCCCCGGCGTCGGCCAGAAAACCGCCCAGCGCATGGCCCTGCAGTTGCTCGAACGCGACCGCAGCGGCGGCACGCGCCTGGCCCAGGCCCTTGGCCAGGCCATGGAGGGCGTTGGCCACTGTCGCCAGTGCCGCACCCTCACCGAACAGGAACTGTGCCCGCAATGCGCCGACCCACGGCGCGACGACACCCAACTGTGCGTGGTGGAAGGGCCGATGGACGTGTATGCGGTGGAACAGACCGGCTATCGCGGCCGCTACTTCGTGCTCAAGGGGCACCTGTCGCCGCTCGACGGCCTCGGCCCCGAGGCCATTGGCATTCCACAGTTGATGGCGCGCATAGAAGAGCAGGGCACCTTCACCGAGGTGATCCTGGCGACCAACCCGACCGTGGAGGGCGAGGCCACCGCGCACTACATCGCCCAGTTGCTGGCCGAGAAGGGCCTGACCGCTTCGCGCATCGCCCACGGCGTGCCGCTGGGTGGCGAGCTGGAACTGGTCGATGGCGGCACGCTGGCGCATGCTTTCGCGGGCCGCCGACCGATTTCGCTCTAG
- a CDS encoding urea transporter — MYTKNFVNPCPDWATALLNGFSQVLLLRNPLCGVCCLLAILLTAPALVGGALLGALAGLLTAQRRGYERADRQAGLYSYNGVLIGLLISAVLPWSAILPPLILAAGGLSSMLTHQWRKRGGPLLTAYTAPFVLLGWAALALAEPAAPLVVAGEPVQGVLRGLGQVFLLDAPLAGLLIVLGLLIAHPYAALWAVLGSTLGGGAALLADQPQAAALGLYGFNTALAALAFSRHGERPWITLLAIALALLVQALFAHAALPSLTAPFVIACWLMHLGGHLAGLARRRNVQRLHG, encoded by the coding sequence ATGTACACCAAGAACTTCGTCAACCCGTGCCCCGACTGGGCCACGGCCCTGCTCAACGGCTTCAGCCAGGTCCTGCTGCTGCGCAATCCCCTGTGCGGCGTGTGCTGCCTGCTGGCCATCCTGCTCACGGCGCCGGCCCTGGTCGGCGGCGCCCTGCTCGGCGCGCTCGCCGGGCTGCTCACGGCACAACGCCGAGGCTACGAGCGCGCCGACCGCCAGGCCGGGCTGTACAGCTACAACGGCGTGCTGATCGGCCTGCTGATCAGCGCCGTGCTGCCGTGGTCGGCCATCCTGCCGCCCTTGATTCTCGCCGCCGGGGGCCTGTCGAGCATGCTCACGCACCAATGGCGCAAGCGCGGCGGGCCCTTGCTGACGGCCTACACGGCACCCTTCGTGCTCCTGGGCTGGGCGGCCCTGGCGCTCGCCGAACCCGCCGCGCCCTTGGTGGTGGCGGGCGAACCCGTGCAAGGCGTGCTGCGCGGGCTGGGCCAGGTGTTCCTGCTGGACGCGCCGCTGGCCGGGCTGTTGATCGTACTCGGCCTGTTGATCGCCCATCCCTACGCGGCGCTCTGGGCCGTGCTCGGCTCGACGCTCGGCGGTGGTGCGGCCCTGCTGGCTGACCAGCCCCAGGCCGCGGCGCTGGGGCTGTACGGTTTCAACACCGCCCTGGCGGCGCTGGCGTTCAGCCGGCACGGCGAGCGTCCTTGGATCACCCTGCTGGCCATCGCCCTGGCCCTGCTGGTGCAGGCCCTGTTCGCGCATGCCGCGCTGCCGTCGCTCACCGCACCCTTCGTCATCGCCTGCTGGCTGATGCACCTGGGCGGCCATCTCGCCGGGCTCGCGCGGCGGCGCAACGTGCAACGCTTGCACGGCTGA